The sequence GAATATCTGTCAGAACAAATGAAGGTAATTCTTTTTTACAAAAAGCAAGTGCTTCATTCCCATCGGAAAAAGTATACACCTCTTCAAAATATGGTGTTAATAAAGCTTTTGCTAATTGTATTTGAGAATTATCATCATCTAAAATAACACAACTCTTTAATTCAATTTCATTAGTGTTCTGATTTTTTTCTTTAACTCTAAATGGCAAATCCACAGTAAAAGTCGTCCCTTCTCCTAGTTCGCTTTCTAAATGAATACTTCCTTCTAACAAATCGGTTAATCGTTTACAAATAGACAATCCTAAACCAGTTCCTCCATACAAAAGTTCAATTTGTTCATTTTCTTGTGTAAAGGAATTGAAGATTTTCTCAAATGACTCGAGCGGTATTCCAATTCCAGTATCTTTTATTGCAATTAAAAGACGATCTTCTTCAATTTTAGTAATAATTGTTATGCTACCATTCAACGTGAATTTATAAGCATTACTTATTAAATTATATAAGATCTGTCTTATTTTATTATAGTCTCCATAATAAATCAGATTTTCAGTATCGTCGATATCATATAACAAATCAACCGTATCTTTTTGATGTAAATCAGCTATATTTTGACCCGTTTCTTCTAATAACTCATTCAAATCAAACTCTTGAAAAAGTACTTTTATTTTTCCTTTTTCCATTCGAACATAATCTAATAGATCTAAAACTAATTGTTCGATATAATGTGTTGCTGATTTAATTTTTAATAATTTTTCTCTTTTCTCGAATGAGCCTTCGTTTTCTAATAATTGAGCACTATAGCCAATTAACGACTGTAATGGTGTTTTTACATCATGACTAACCGATGCCATTAATTGCTCTCTAGATTCTAAAATTACTTCTGTCTTTTGTTTTTGCAACTCTAACTCTTCTCTGTAATTTTTATTTTTAAGAAAATCTACAGACAAAAGAAAAAAGAAAAAAACCACAATTAAAAAACAAACTATCGCTGCAATTGATAAAAGCCGAAGGGATTTCTCTTGACTCTCAATTTTTTGTTTTTTATTCTTTGCGTGTTCTAAATCGCTTGTCTCACGCAACTTTGCAATTATACTTGTAATTTTTTGAGCAATGATTAATTCGTTTTCAAGCAACTTAACCTCTTTGCTTTTTATGACTACAGAATGTTGACTTCTCTTTTTCTGAGATTCTAATAATATTATCTTCGAAGCTGTCAATATCGAATCTGCTTCTTCATGAGATATTGAGTTCGTACCATCTTTTGGCACATTACTATTCAGGTAGTCTACATAGTCTTGTGCAACTTTTCTTTGATAAGGAGTTAAACTATTCGCGTTTTTAAACAGATTTTTAATTTTTAGCTTACCTTTCTCTTTTTCTATGTTTTCAATCTTCTTTACAAGTTGATTAATAGGTAAAGAATTATTTCCCTTCATTTGAACATCAATCAACATTAGAACATTATATTCTTTGTCTTTCAAACATTGTTTTAAGGAATCGATGACAACTCTATCTTCCTTTAAAACATCATTTTTTAATGTATCTAATTTTAAAATTATTTCGTCATTATCATTAAGAAAAGCAATAACACTTTCTCTGGATTTTGTCTGCATAGCAATTTGCGACAGATTATCAGTTCTATATAGATCTTTTATCAGTTCTGTATAAACCATTTGGCGCTCATCAATATTATCTGACTTTAACAACTGATTTAGTTTTGATTGTTGTTGAAACAAATACCAAACAGAAAAAGCCATTAACCCTAACAACAATAGATAGCTAAGTAGAAGTTTAAGGGAAGTATATTTAGAAATTGAATTCATTTAAACGTTATATGAAATACAAATATAGTATTTAGAAAAACATTGATCCCATTCCTGTTTTTAATTGATACAAATTCTGCTTTATCAAGACGTTGAACATTAATAAAGCAGAATTTAAAAATTAATTATTTCACCGTTATTTCGTCAATAAAGATAAAAGCATCTCCATTAGAAGGATAGCCTTGATGCCATTCAGGTAATTTTCCAAAGTTGTATGCTTTTATTTTTACAAAACGCCCCTTTGCGTCTATATCGCTAGAAAACCCCTTAATAACCGTATTATATTCTTTTGGATCTACACTATTATCTATCGTTGCTACTTTTTTAAATGTCACATTATCTTCAGAAATATAAAATTCAACTTTTATTGGCATTAAAATCCAAGAGCGCGTGTCTTGCAGAAAATTTGCACTTATATTTTTAATCTTTTTACTTTCATTCAGATCTATAACCGCTTCAAAATCTTGAGATTGATAACCTTGCCATTCTCCTTTTCGCCAATTTTCATTACCATAAATTCCGTCTATTAAACCTTCTGCTCCACCTGCATGGTATTGTGAATTGAATTTCGATTTAATCTCAATAGTGTAGTCATTTGGTTTTTTGAAGAATTGTGCGGAAATGGTGTCACTGATATTATATTGATTTTCATATAAATAAAAACGAATATTTGCTGATTCTTTTAACAATATCTCTTTTTCAAATAATTCAAATTTTGAATTATTAATACTATAAAATATTTTCGCATTTTTATTCCAAGCTTTAAAATTAATTGGTAATTCATTCTTAAAGGATTTACTTTTTGCTTGAATTACTGGCACTTGAGTAATAGTTGGATCAGCTGCATATGCCAATATTTCTGTGGCTACTGAATCGAAATATTCGATACTTTTAATTTCTGAACCTATCAAAATAGATTTTGAAGTATTATTTTCTAAGTTAAGTTTAATTTTTTCAAAATAGGGTTTGGTCTTATTCCAAGAATTTCCAGCAGGAGTTACTTGATACATTCCCATTGAACTCAACACATACCAAGCACTCATTTGTCCGCAATCTTCATTACCTATTAAACCATCTGGTGTGTTTTTGTAGAAATTATCCAAGATGTATTTTACTTTTTCATTTGTTTTTTCTGGTTTACCGATGTAATCATACAAATAAGCCATATGATGACTCGGTTCATTTCCATGTGCATATTGTCCAATTAGACCTGTTACATCTACTTGTTCACGACCTGTAGTTTTACTTTCACTGTTGAACATTTCGTCTAATTTGGCTTCAAATTTTTCTGGCCCACCATAAGCTTCAATCATCCCTTTAATATCTTGTGGCACGAAAAACGTGTATTGCCAAGCATTGCCTTCGGTAAAGTTGTTATTGACTTCTTTTGGGTCGAAAGGTTTTTCCCAACCACCATTTTTCTTTGGTCTGATGAAACCCGTTTCCCAATCGAATAAATTCTTCCAATTTTGAGAACGCTTCATGAAATATTGATAGTCTTCATGATTTTCTAAAATAGCAGCCATTTGTGCAATACACCAATCGTCATAAGCATATTCTACTGTTTTAGAAACACTTTCATGATCATCATCAATCGAAATGAAGCCATTTTTTTTATAAGCTTCTAAACCTAAAACATCTCTCATGGCAGAAGCTTTACTGGCCTCGAATGCTTTCTCATAATCAAAGCCTTGAATTCCTTTTACCATAGCATCAGCAATTACAGAAACCGAATGATAGCCAATCATACAATCGGTTTCATTAGAAGCTAATTCCCAAACCGGCAATCTTCCGCCTTGTTCGTATTGTTTGATGAAAGTATTAATGTAATCTGACGTTCGTTTTTTATCAATTAGAGTATATAATGGATGTGCCGCTCGAAAAGTATCCCAAAGCGAAAAAACGGTATAATAATCAAATCCTTCAGCTGTGTGAATTTCATTATCTCTACCTCTATATTTTCCATCTAAATCTTGAGCTATATTTGGTTGCATCATTGTATGATATAAAGCGGTGTAAAAAATCGCTAACTTATCTTTATCACTAGAAGTTACTTCAATCTTAGATAGTTCTTTGTTCCATAAAGCTTCAGTATCTTTTTTTACTTTTTCAAAATCCCAATGTTTGATTTCGGAACTGTTCAATTTAGCTCCTTCATAACTCGTTGGAGAAAGCGATACTTTTACCAGTATTTTTTCTCCTTTTTTAACTTGTTTAGAAAACACCATGCCTTTTGTTTCAACTGCCTCACCATGTCCCTTTGATATTTTACTTGCTAAAACTTTATCAATAGAAACATTAAACTCAATTCGTGCATATACATACTGATTGGTCGCCCAAGCTTCGCTTCTTCGTAAAACCTCAACCGTTTTATCATCAATAACACGAATTCTTCCTTCCAATAACTTATCACGATGGTTTAAATCCAAAATAATATTAGCTTGACCTGTTTTATTGAAAGTATATTCATGAAAACCCACTCGTGTTGAAGTGGTTAATCGCACATCAATATTGTGTTTATCTAATTTTACGCTATAAAATCCTGCTGATGCTTTTTCATTATCATGAGAAAATGTAGAAGAATAAACTTTATTATCGAATGAAGGCTCTCCAATAGTTGGCATTAACATAATGTCGCCATAATCTGAAACACCTGTTCCATTTAGATGTGTATGAGAAAAGCCATAAATCAAATTATCCGAATAATGATACCCAGAACAACCATCCCAACTTCCATCAATTCGTGTGTCTGGAGATAATTGAACCATTCCATAAGGTGTTGTTGCTCCTGGAAAAGTATGACCGTGCCCACCAGTTCCGATAAAAGGGTTTACGTGTTTTGAATAGTCTTGTGCAAATGAATAATTTGCGATAAAAAGTAGTGATAAAAGAAAATTCCTCATTTTACAGCTTGAATTAGACTATAAAATTGAGGAATTTTTATGAGGATTGCAATATTTTGTGTTTTCTACTTTTTTCTAAGTTCTTAACT is a genomic window of Flavobacterium jumunjinense containing:
- a CDS encoding GH92 family glycosyl hydrolase is translated as MRNFLLSLLFIANYSFAQDYSKHVNPFIGTGGHGHTFPGATTPYGMVQLSPDTRIDGSWDGCSGYHYSDNLIYGFSHTHLNGTGVSDYGDIMLMPTIGEPSFDNKVYSSTFSHDNEKASAGFYSVKLDKHNIDVRLTTSTRVGFHEYTFNKTGQANIILDLNHRDKLLEGRIRVIDDKTVEVLRRSEAWATNQYVYARIEFNVSIDKVLASKISKGHGEAVETKGMVFSKQVKKGEKILVKVSLSPTSYEGAKLNSSEIKHWDFEKVKKDTEALWNKELSKIEVTSSDKDKLAIFYTALYHTMMQPNIAQDLDGKYRGRDNEIHTAEGFDYYTVFSLWDTFRAAHPLYTLIDKKRTSDYINTFIKQYEQGGRLPVWELASNETDCMIGYHSVSVIADAMVKGIQGFDYEKAFEASKASAMRDVLGLEAYKKNGFISIDDDHESVSKTVEYAYDDWCIAQMAAILENHEDYQYFMKRSQNWKNLFDWETGFIRPKKNGGWEKPFDPKEVNNNFTEGNAWQYTFFVPQDIKGMIEAYGGPEKFEAKLDEMFNSESKTTGREQVDVTGLIGQYAHGNEPSHHMAYLYDYIGKPEKTNEKVKYILDNFYKNTPDGLIGNEDCGQMSAWYVLSSMGMYQVTPAGNSWNKTKPYFEKIKLNLENNTSKSILIGSEIKSIEYFDSVATEILAYAADPTITQVPVIQAKSKSFKNELPINFKAWNKNAKIFYSINNSKFELFEKEILLKESANIRFYLYENQYNISDTISAQFFKKPNDYTIEIKSKFNSQYHAGGAEGLIDGIYGNENWRKGEWQGYQSQDFEAVIDLNESKKIKNISANFLQDTRSWILMPIKVEFYISEDNVTFKKVATIDNSVDPKEYNTVIKGFSSDIDAKGRFVKIKAYNFGKLPEWHQGYPSNGDAFIFIDEITVK
- a CDS encoding ATP-binding response regulator; translation: MNSISKYTSLKLLLSYLLLLGLMAFSVWYLFQQQSKLNQLLKSDNIDERQMVYTELIKDLYRTDNLSQIAMQTKSRESVIAFLNDNDEIILKLDTLKNDVLKEDRVVIDSLKQCLKDKEYNVLMLIDVQMKGNNSLPINQLVKKIENIEKEKGKLKIKNLFKNANSLTPYQRKVAQDYVDYLNSNVPKDGTNSISHEEADSILTASKIILLESQKKRSQHSVVIKSKEVKLLENELIIAQKITSIIAKLRETSDLEHAKNKKQKIESQEKSLRLLSIAAIVCFLIVVFFFFLLSVDFLKNKNYREELELQKQKTEVILESREQLMASVSHDVKTPLQSLIGYSAQLLENEGSFEKREKLLKIKSATHYIEQLVLDLLDYVRMEKGKIKVLFQEFDLNELLEETGQNIADLHQKDTVDLLYDIDDTENLIYYGDYNKIRQILYNLISNAYKFTLNGSITIITKIEEDRLLIAIKDTGIGIPLESFEKIFNSFTQENEQIELLYGGTGLGLSICKRLTDLLEGSIHLESELGEGTTFTVDLPFRVKEKNQNTNEIELKSCVILDDDNSQIQLAKALLTPYFEEVYTFSDGNEALAFCKKELPSFVLTDIHMPKMNGYAFLTQLRKIPSANNVQAIVVSGQMPYEDAVKSSFSFDGFLPKPYTPNQLLNCISNLSGKKIENIEKNTTSYKSILATYLGDDEESINQFIKKYIEELTLDIQYLEEGVKNNDEKKIISLCHKMQTMVGQLKEKDIFFLLNTIEVDCKANGIDNELTIMLQLLFKRLNVFKENLMLIHID